DNA sequence from the Centroberyx gerrardi isolate f3 chromosome 22, fCenGer3.hap1.cur.20231027, whole genome shotgun sequence genome:
ATGGGCCGTTGTGGTGCGTTTATGGTCCACGACTCCCCCCAGACAGGGACCAGAGCTTTTCTCCGCTCCACTTTCAGTCTCTGGACTGGTAAAAGAGGATGTAGCCCGACTCAGAGTTCTTGGAGATTTCAGAGGTGAGACCGTAGAATTCTTCTATGGCCTGGGCATCAATTTTCTACAGGAGGGGAAAGATTAAATTTAGCAGGGTTacaaaaaacgaaacaaaacagaatCCCTAAAGAGGTATGCAACGCTATTGTGAATAAATCAAACTTCAGAAAAATCAGACTGAGGAGTCACTCACCTCTACAATATCATCgtcaaacagcagccagaagTCATGACTCTTCACGATGGCAATGTAGTGACCCCTGTTTGGACCACTGGAAATAAAAGACATTTGTGTCAGTTCTAGAAAGTAAAAGTTAGCCTATCCTATCTTATTACCCTGACCTGCATGGAAAGTAAAACACGTGTGCTGCCGCAAACTAGATGCAAAAATTGGAGGACACCTAAAGTCTAGGACAGACTAAACAGACTCTGGCCGTTAGtcatgacacttttttttttcaaacatctTTGACATTGCCAGGTCGGGCTCATGTTGTGTGAAGTGGTCCAAGACTTTAGCTCAAGGGGAAAAACTGAtgcaacagtgctaaccactgagctaCTGTGGTGTCCCTCTTGATAAGTTGCTATCTGGAGGAATAAATCTCATATAAAATGGTATAAAATGACAGCGTGCTTGGATCAATCCTCATGAGCAGAAAATTACAAACAAAGTTAAGGGCTTAAGAACATCTTTAAGGGACTGAGCCAGGGTGTGGGACTGCTTTTTAGCAGGTTTTAGGGTGTTGTTTACAGGTCGGCTATTCTGGGGGTTTTGAGGTGGTTTTCAGGCAGCACGTCATCCCACACACCTCCCACAATGCACCACCACAGCAACCAGGTCGTAGAGCCTCTCAGGATTGGTGGCGTCTCCGGAGGTGTTGAAGAGGCGGAGCTCCAGCGGGAAGACGACTCGATAGGACAGCTTGGTGTAGCGCTGCAGCTGCTCCATGTACTTGAAGCGCTTCAGGTGCAGTGCCAGGATCATTGGCAGCTTCTTTACACGCATCCTACATCACAAATACAACAGTGGATCAAACATAAATGCCCAGACACATAAAGAAatgcttaaacacacacaccatcctaaCAGTACACATAAAGAATTAACCTGTATACTGACCTTTTGTGTGCCTCCTGCTTACTTCTACATTCTTCACAGTAGTATTTGTACTCGCTGCACAGAGTCTCTGTGTTACTGAAACCTCTGGATGGACAAGGAAAGAGCCATGAAGATAAAATTAGTCCAGATGCATTGTGGAGTCCTCGTCTACAAATCAAGGTTTCGATTTCAAAACACTATCCATTCCCTTCCTGCAGTTTGGTGTGTTACTCCCTGATGAAAGCCACAGCATAGCTGAAACACGTTGgagcatgtttttttattaggtTCTTCTTAAATAGCCatgcaataaaggctttttaaaattTCTGCTTGAACAGTTCACTGGAAGTCAATTATCATTGAAAGCCCAAACcaaacagtagaaacactcTATCCTCTCTTCTTTGAATCACTATAACATCCATTTtgggaacaaaaacaacaactgatGATTATAAGCTCTAAAATAGTATTTTGTAAGTTTTGTGCTCAAGATAACTAATAACCTCAACAAGATTCAATACCGAGTGGTACTGTCACGTCAGCaaacattttgtctgtgtaGTCTTCATAGTTTTCAAATTgcggatatctcattttggaatgaaactcttcatgtaCAAAGCCTGGTGCTGCTCTATTTGTACATGCTGTGGTGTTGCCATACCTGAGGCAGTGTGTGATGGAGGTATTCTGTTCTACATCCACTGAAAGGTCCAGAAAGTCCTCATCTTTGCTGCTTATCTGAAGAGAAAAGTGAACATCAAACCACGCTAACCATAAACAATCCCAAATAACTAGCCAGATACATCAACCTGGTCAATTCTGATGTAGTTTTACAGTGAAAACTAATAGTGTTCACAATGTTAACTAAGCATTTCAAATGGTTGGACAACtgataatacatttattcaatAATACTGAAAAGGAGGCCACTGCACTCTAAACAATACACAATGAAGGTTGTGGGTGTATGGCAATAAAAACCCTATTCTATTCAATTTTATCCaaaacacatgtgcacacacacacatagagtctGGTGCAAACAGTATAGGCCAGTGCAATCAGTGTCAGAAATCTCACTGGTCGAAGGTgtactaatcagtgaaatcagcggCTGCAGCGTTTGGCTTGATGTGTAAGCCACTGAAATGTCCCACTCATACACCGACATCAGCGAGGTATCTTACCGTTTCACAGGTGAGGCAGCGTGTCTCGTTGGTCAGCGTGCCTTGGAAGATCTCGTGGACCCAGGTGGGAGCGGGCGTGgcgttgctgttgttgttctgGGAGTCCAACGTGCCATTGGCCAGGCGGCCGTTGGTCTTGtcctgctttctctcctcctgcagcagatcaGCGATGGTGTTGAGCAGGTAGTTCAGGAACTCGTGGGCATCCTGCTGCATGTAGTTGTCAAACAGCTCTGAGGTAGAAAATGACAGACGGAGAACGACAGTTGAAATTCAGTTATTTTAGGTGTTCAGCGAGTCGTTCAGGAACTTCTGGGCATCTTGTCTAGCAGCTCTGCAGGAGTCAGCAGCCAACAAGAGGCAAGGAGTTTTGAAGCAGCTGATAAAGTGATGATTTGACACACTTTACTCTGCTACCATTACAGTTTACCTCCATGCCTGTCTCCTTCACACACTGGTGAACTCCAAGGGAAAAAAATCCTGTCTATCTctttccttagctcttattttgcCTACAGTTCTCTCTTACATTATCATTCtttggtcacaggaatattgtaaacATAACCTTTGCTTTCCTTAGTATTATTTGCTTGTAATTTcagtgatctaggaatttaagtttattctaCAGTTGCACTCATTCTAAGTTGCTACGGATAAGAGCGTCAAGTCAATGCTTAAAATGCAGATGTAAATTAGAGCCTTTTGCCTTTAACTTCTActgttctctctcctgtgtATTCTAAGCAGAGCACATCCACCCTCCCAGGGTTCATCAAGGGTACATCCCTTCCCTGTCTCACCATTCTCCTTGCGTAGCCGTGTGATGAACTTCTTGGGCGGTATGACGCCCACCTTCCTCTTCTGGTTGGCGATACTGTGGAACAGGTCGGCCAGGCAAGTGAGCAGGTTCTCCTTCCGCCGTGGCTGACTGCGGTACGCCAAGATCTTCTCTCGGAAAGGTCGGCAGAAGTACAGAGCCTGCAGCACCGAGTTACAGTAGCAAGTGTTCCCGAACTGAAAGAAGTAGCACATAAGACACAGACTCAGTACGagtcaggcagacacacacaaagcagtgaCGCAGAACCAGCAGAGTATATCATCTACTTACATTGACCAGGCCAAAGTAGTGCTCATTGACGGGAAACTGCTCAGAGCCAATCTCTTTCTCCAGAGCAGAGGCATTGGCGCCCTGCAAATACACAGGAGCCAAACAATTCAGTATTTTCTTGATACAGGATAGGAAACACCTCTGCTATTATTTTGATAAgaactgtaaaaacacacaaacactgtacTTTAATCAGTAAGCAAATCACCCTCAAGGTCATCTATTGCTGAGA
Encoded proteins:
- the usp12a gene encoding ubiquitin carboxyl-terminal hydrolase 12A, which gives rise to MEILMTVSKFASFCTMGANASALEKEIGSEQFPVNEHYFGLVNFGNTCYCNSVLQALYFCRPFREKILAYRSQPRRKENLLTCLADLFHSIANQKRKVGVIPPKKFITRLRKENELFDNYMQQDAHEFLNYLLNTIADLLQEERKQDKTNGRLANGTLDSQNNNSNATPAPTWVHEIFQGTLTNETRCLTCETISSKDEDFLDLSVDVEQNTSITHCLRGFSNTETLCSEYKYYCEECRSKQEAHKRMRVKKLPMILALHLKRFKYMEQLQRYTKLSYRVVFPLELRLFNTSGDATNPERLYDLVAVVVHCGSGPNRGHYIAIVKSHDFWLLFDDDIVEKIDAQAIEEFYGLTSEISKNSESGYILFYQSRD